In one window of Romboutsia hominis DNA:
- a CDS encoding collagen-like protein: MDKYKRYASKSKSSKNDIECDNSKVIERTYDKYKRETVGRGAKGEQGPQGKIGPQGPRGEKGEQGPEGKVGPQGPRGEKGEQGPEGKIGPQGPRGEKGEQGPEGKIGPQGPRGEKGEQGPEGKIGPQGPRGEKGEQGPEGKVGPQGPKGEQGLQGKIGPQGPRGEKGEQGPEGKIGPQGPRGEKGEQGPEGKVGPQGPRGEKGLQGKIGPQGPRGEKGEPGLEGKTGPQGPRGEKGEQGLQGKIGPQGPRGEKGNSTVQNNAYLVQSESVSISPTSRFVFNSSFINGTDISVKNDGMTVVLSPNATYYIKYTVTGNSYNTYIVGLRVNEALIKGSLAYCEEGIKNSISNGAIYTTGNCEEELDLYNFSNRNIKTIPNSVNMQIIRIN; the protein is encoded by the coding sequence TTGGATAAATATAAAAGATATGCTTCAAAATCAAAATCATCTAAAAATGATATAGAATGCGATAACTCCAAAGTTATAGAGCGTACGTATGATAAATATAAAAGAGAAACAGTAGGAAGGGGAGCGAAAGGAGAACAAGGTCCTCAAGGTAAGATAGGACCACAGGGACCAAGAGGAGAGAAAGGAGAGCAAGGACCTGAAGGGAAGGTAGGACCACAGGGACCAAGAGGAGAGAAAGGAGAGCAAGGACCTGAAGGTAAGATAGGACCACAGGGACCAAGAGGAGAAAAAGGGGAGCAAGGACCTGAAGGGAAGATAGGACCACAGGGACCAAGAGGAGAAAAAGGGGAGCAAGGACCTGAAGGTAAGATAGGACCACAGGGACCAAGAGGAGAAAAAGGGGAGCAAGGACCTGAAGGGAAGGTAGGACCACAGGGACCAAAAGGAGAACAAGGGCTTCAAGGTAAGATAGGGCCACAGGGACCAAGAGGAGAGAAAGGAGAGCAAGGACCTGAAGGTAAGATAGGACCACAGGGACCAAGAGGAGAAAAAGGGGAGCAAGGACCTGAAGGGAAGGTAGGACCACAGGGGCCAAGAGGAGAAAAAGGGCTTCAAGGTAAGATAGGGCCACAAGGGCCAAGAGGAGAAAAGGGAGAACCAGGACTTGAAGGTAAAACAGGGCCACAAGGGCCAAGAGGAGAAAAAGGAGAACAAGGGCTTCAAGGTAAGATTGGACCACAGGGACCAAGAGGAGAAAAAGGAAATTCAACAGTTCAAAATAATGCTTATCTAGTTCAGTCAGAATCAGTAAGTATTAGCCCAACATCAAGATTTGTATTTAATTCTAGTTTTATAAATGGTACAGATATAAGTGTTAAAAATGATGGCATGACTGTAGTTTTATCTCCAAATGCCACATATTATATTAAGTATACAGTAACAGGAAATTCGTATAATACTTATATAGTTGGACTTAGAGTAAATGAAGCTTTAATCAAAGGGTCACTAGCATACTGTGAAGAAGGTATTAAAAATTCAATTAGTAATGGAGCTATATATACTACTGGAAATTGTGAAGAGGAGCTTGACTTATATAATTTTTCTAACAGAAATATAAAAACAATACCAAATTCAGTTAATATGCAAATAATAAGAATTAATTAA
- a CDS encoding FAD-dependent oxidoreductase, whose protein sequence is MNESYWILSSKHSELGNLEKNIKTNILIVGGGIVGVTTAYLLAKNGLKSTIVDANKIGYGGSGRNTGKITSQHGIIYSKLNQKYGIEDAKLYYEGNNQALNLIEKITKEHNIDCNLKREDSYILAQNENYLEELKEEYEICKKIGIDCEYHKSLDLPVDVKGAISFKNQCQFNPKKYIDGLLKECINLGVKVYENTPIVDFNKGEVCELRTNKNNKIFADIVVIASHMPWYDGKNLYFAKEKGGRSYLIAGKLEKDIIPGMFLGVEEQGITFRTYNEGNRKLLIFGGGDHKVGQCKNEEEMYEKLKNYAKDKFKIKEFKYQWSAQDYMSYDYLPYIGYINKKQDNVYVATGFSKWGMSNGTLSAIIISDLIAKKESIYENLFNPSRKSSYLTTDFYKENLNMTIEYIKGKFNIGKEELYIEKGEGQIVTIDGKRYGAYRHLNDELYIVDITCTHLGCELRFNSAEKTWDCPCHASRYDYKGNVLEGPTVKPLKRYGEGKNHIHINLN, encoded by the coding sequence ATGAATGAATCTTATTGGATTTTAAGCTCTAAGCATAGTGAGTTAGGTAACTTAGAAAAAAATATAAAAACAAATATTTTAATAGTTGGTGGAGGAATAGTAGGAGTTACAACAGCTTATTTATTAGCTAAAAATGGTTTAAAATCTACTATTGTTGATGCTAATAAAATAGGTTATGGAGGTTCTGGGAGAAATACTGGAAAGATAACTTCACAACATGGAATAATATATTCAAAGCTAAACCAAAAGTACGGAATAGAAGATGCTAAATTATACTATGAAGGTAATAATCAGGCACTTAATTTAATTGAAAAAATAACAAAAGAACACAATATAGACTGTAATTTAAAAAGAGAAGACTCATATATACTTGCACAAAATGAAAATTACTTAGAAGAATTAAAAGAGGAATATGAGATTTGTAAAAAAATAGGGATTGATTGCGAGTACCATAAAAGTTTAGATTTACCAGTAGATGTGAAGGGAGCTATTAGTTTTAAAAATCAATGTCAATTTAATCCTAAAAAGTATATAGATGGATTACTAAAAGAATGTATAAACTTAGGGGTTAAAGTTTATGAAAATACACCTATAGTTGACTTTAATAAAGGAGAAGTTTGTGAATTAAGAACCAACAAAAATAATAAAATTTTTGCAGATATAGTTGTAATAGCATCACATATGCCTTGGTATGATGGTAAAAACCTTTACTTTGCAAAAGAAAAGGGAGGAAGGTCTTATTTAATAGCTGGCAAACTAGAAAAAGACATAATCCCAGGAATGTTTTTAGGAGTTGAGGAACAAGGGATAACATTTAGAACTTATAATGAAGGTAACAGAAAACTATTAATATTTGGTGGTGGAGATCATAAAGTTGGTCAGTGTAAAAATGAAGAAGAAATGTATGAAAAACTAAAAAATTATGCAAAAGATAAATTTAAAATTAAAGAATTTAAATATCAATGGTCAGCTCAAGATTATATGAGTTATGACTACCTACCTTATATAGGTTATATAAACAAAAAACAAGACAATGTATATGTAGCTACAGGATTTTCTAAGTGGGGAATGAGTAATGGAACTTTATCAGCAATAATAATAAGTGATCTTATAGCTAAAAAAGAATCTATATATGAAAATCTATTTAATCCATCTAGAAAAAGTAGCTATTTAACAACAGATTTTTATAAAGAAAATTTAAATATGACAATAGAGTATATAAAAGGGAAATTTAATATAGGAAAAGAAGAATTATATATAGAAAAAGGAGAAGGGCAGATTGTAACTATTGATGGAAAAAGATATGGGGCTTATAGACATCTTAATGATGAACTTTATATAGTTGATATAACTTGTACTCATCTAGGTTGCGAACTTAGATTTAATTCAGCAGAAAAAACTTGGGACTGCCCATGCCATGCTTCTAGATATGATTATAAAGGAAATGTATTAGAAGGACCTACTGTAAAACCTTTAAAAAGATACGGAGAAGGAAAAAATCATATTCATATAAACTTGAATTAA
- a CDS encoding lysoplasmalogenase: MVYLLFFFMTLSLISLIYFTYKPFKNLRPILKTVTSLLFIGICINGYSSSNNFTYFILILMGLIFSLFGDIFLIFENGSKNSMGNAFIHGLLSFSITHIFFSLCFVSITSLTVYDILFTAILSIGSLSILKSIKNFDFKGVFRYIAFYAVLISFMFIKSISLYLVGFNNFGVFLVIIGALLFIVSDLILSFVYFYRDCPKFMAGLNLLVYYIAQCCIALSVSYM, from the coding sequence ATGGTCTATTTATTATTTTTTTTTATGACTTTATCTTTAATAAGCCTTATTTATTTTACATATAAACCTTTTAAAAATTTAAGGCCTATTTTAAAAACTGTAACTAGCTTATTATTTATAGGAATATGTATAAATGGATATAGTTCTAGTAATAATTTTACTTATTTTATACTTATACTTATGGGGCTTATATTTTCACTATTTGGAGATATATTTCTTATATTTGAGAATGGAAGTAAAAACTCTATGGGTAATGCTTTTATTCATGGTCTTTTAAGCTTTAGTATAACTCATATATTCTTTTCCTTATGTTTTGTATCTATTACTTCTTTAACTGTTTATGATATTTTATTTACTGCTATACTTTCCATAGGTTCTTTATCTATACTAAAGTCTATTAAAAACTTTGATTTTAAAGGAGTATTTAGATATATAGCCTTTTATGCTGTACTTATTAGCTTTATGTTTATAAAATCAATATCTTTATATTTAGTAGGATTTAATAATTTTGGAGTATTTTTAGTTATAATTGGAGCATTATTATTTATAGTTTCTGATTTAATATTGTCTTTTGTATATTTTTATAGAGATTGTCCAAAATTTATGGCAGGTCTTAATCTTTTAGTTTATTACATTGCACAATGTTGTATAGCATTAAGTGTTTCATACATGTAA